The Oncorhynchus tshawytscha isolate Ot180627B linkage group LG05, Otsh_v2.0, whole genome shotgun sequence genome includes a window with the following:
- the LOC112249977 gene encoding protein FAM177A1 isoform X2 — MAEISLYLTNVNVSLGQTMDAEKIPSTGKDFESVELGDLEKGDQKEEKAPRRIIHFSSGETMEEYSTDEEEGEDKEPEKKDLLSPPVDANKLTWGPYFWFHMWRAATSTVSACDYLGERMASLFGITSAKYQYAIDEYYRMRKEKEEEDEDNRLSEEAEQYFVENQDEEIHGPMTDQPEGTATTPHSTDTYQVEKEAKATPTAISVPAIVTTTT; from the exons ATGGCCGAAATATCTCTGTATCTCACCAACGTGAATGTGTCTCTGGGCCAAACGATGGACGCAGAGAAG ATCCCCAGTACAGGGAAGGACTTTGAGAGTGTCGAGCTGGGAGACCTGGAGAAGGGGGATCAGAAAGAAGAGAAAGCCCCACGAAGGATCATCCATTTCTCTAGTGGAGAAACCATGGAAGAATACAGTACagacgaggaggagggggaggacaagGAACCAGAGAAGAAGGACCTACTGTCCCCCCCTGTCGATGCG AACAAGCTGACCTGGGGCCCATACTTCTGGTTCCATATGTGGAGAGCAGCTACCTCCACTGTTTCAG CTTGTGACTACCTCGGGGAGAGGATGGCCTCGCTCTTTGGAATCACATCGGCCAAATACCAGTACGCCATCGACGAGTATTACAGGATGAGGAAAGAG aaggaggaggaagatgaggacaaCCGGTTATCAGAGGAGGCGGAGCAATACTTTGTCGAGAATCAGGACGAGGAGATCCATGGACCAATGACGGATCAGCCAGAGGGAACCGCTACCACCCCCCACTCCACGGACACCTATCAAGTTGAGAAAGAGGCCAAGGCCACGCCTACTGCCATCAGTGTCCCAGCCATTGTCACGACAACAACCTAA
- the LOC112249977 gene encoding protein FAM177A1 isoform X1, which produces MAEISLYLTNVNVSLGQTMDAEKIPSTGKDFESVELGDLEKGDQKEEKAPRRIIHFSSGETMEEYSTDEEEGEDKEPEKKDLLSPPVDAVRNKLTWGPYFWFHMWRAATSTVSACDYLGERMASLFGITSAKYQYAIDEYYRMRKEKEEEDEDNRLSEEAEQYFVENQDEEIHGPMTDQPEGTATTPHSTDTYQVEKEAKATPTAISVPAIVTTTT; this is translated from the exons ATGGCCGAAATATCTCTGTATCTCACCAACGTGAATGTGTCTCTGGGCCAAACGATGGACGCAGAGAAG ATCCCCAGTACAGGGAAGGACTTTGAGAGTGTCGAGCTGGGAGACCTGGAGAAGGGGGATCAGAAAGAAGAGAAAGCCCCACGAAGGATCATCCATTTCTCTAGTGGAGAAACCATGGAAGAATACAGTACagacgaggaggagggggaggacaagGAACCAGAGAAGAAGGACCTACTGTCCCCCCCTGTCGATGCGGTGAGG AACAAGCTGACCTGGGGCCCATACTTCTGGTTCCATATGTGGAGAGCAGCTACCTCCACTGTTTCAG CTTGTGACTACCTCGGGGAGAGGATGGCCTCGCTCTTTGGAATCACATCGGCCAAATACCAGTACGCCATCGACGAGTATTACAGGATGAGGAAAGAG aaggaggaggaagatgaggacaaCCGGTTATCAGAGGAGGCGGAGCAATACTTTGTCGAGAATCAGGACGAGGAGATCCATGGACCAATGACGGATCAGCCAGAGGGAACCGCTACCACCCCCCACTCCACGGACACCTATCAAGTTGAGAAAGAGGCCAAGGCCACGCCTACTGCCATCAGTGTCCCAGCCATTGTCACGACAACAACCTAA